A stretch of Coccidioides posadasii str. Silveira chromosome 2, complete sequence DNA encodes these proteins:
- a CDS encoding uncharacterized protein (EggNog:ENOG410Q5AF), translating into MRKFSDRETSPQPPPHPPTKHRIRISCHERIHYPIYNPDDPRHNPEVRNRPPRRVLRKSLDQAAAPRTVSPKKASPSKSLRQARSNLKALADSIRPKSIFNRKSIPSFPEATSSAPEPGRSQLGTLPSKSEDGAFVHRSLPVDIPSNCSASKATNNDPQPKSFSPSTAAMSDEATSLYGTKPSLKTKLSCTPMLSRLFDRQSRRTRYSSELDSRKSSSDAIIAGTGFNRNSQLKTDDDGGDLSGDDIFGPLCDMETPSSRHGAPTRPHIRFKIHDPTRSPHSKNPEPNVFLKSPIPCSTTIEHDSKVSDDASISSPSCQTTVRLPSSCRQGSSQNSDSRLSLEPGMWMSRKNWLTSQPPIHPPSECNTEKDPNFGAELCRTDCQIAESDDSLVSNPLLGRWLVSMGAFGSESELKLFDALSLSGSSGSPKSVESKFTSCRHGALASPNQQNQMTGDQSELHPFVSDEPSDVANASDQHRYLSRSTIAGSSDGGQETAQAPSGANQNGAIVNLNPRISMLRRILSECHQDPIDPLPSGLQFMIEAIDRTSGLELDCADEKEVFQSPAKLFPIGLSESLREEQLRLRRSSLSQSEAGQRECAPPLTENLCTEDGSPRKRSWHSNMRLSISTDLLAPISLGDSSDHGITPKICSSTDTGRSAGVLSRKEGSSSDSHGSSQSEPMSSTTYATTFSSISSIRDFDKAKNQNTFSSYKEVAKGSDVGSGKRNI; encoded by the coding sequence ATGAGGAAGTTCTCCGATCGTGAAACCAGCCCACAACCTCCCCCACACCCCCCGACAAAACACAGAATAAGGATATCTTGCCATGAAAGGATCCATTACCCCATATATAACCCCGATGACCCACGGCACAATCCAGAGGTTCGGAATCGACCACCACGCAGAGTTCTACGGAAGAGTCTGGATCAAGCAGCCGCACCACGAACAGTATCCCCTAAAAAGGCATCGCCGTCAAAATCTCTCCGCCAGGCACGTTCCAACTTGAAGGCGCTGGCAGACAGCATTCGACCCAAATCCATTTTCAATCGCAAGAGCATTCCATCTTTCCCAGAGGCTACATCCTCCGCGCCTGAACCTGGTCGGTCGCAACTTGGAACTTTACCCTCAAAATCCGAAGACGGAGCTTTCGTCCACCGCTCCCTTCCTGTGGATATTCCATCGAATTGTTCTGCATCAAAGGCGACAAATAATGACCCACAACCGAAATCCTTCTCCCCTAGCACCGCCGCGATGTCCGATGAGGCAACGTCGCTGTATGGAACTAAGCCATCTCTGAAAACCAAACTTTCCTGCACCCCTATGTTATCAAGACTTTTCGACCGCCAGAGCCGTCGGACTAGATATTCTAGTGAACTTGACTCTCGAAAGTCGTCGAGTGATGCCATAATTGCGGGAACAGGCTTTAATAGGAACAGTCAACTGAAAACGGATGACGATGGTGGCGACCTGTCAGGCGATGATATTTTCGGTCCTCTATGCGATATGGAAACCCCTTCGTCTCGTCATGGCGCCCCAACTAGACCACACATCCGATTCAAAATTCACGATCCCACCAGATCCCCTCATTCAAAAAATCCTGAACCAAATGTCTTCTTGAAATCCCCCATTCCTTGCTCAACCACAATCGAACACGACTCGAAGGTGTCTGACGATGCAAGTATCAGTTCACCTTCATGTCAAACTACCGTTAGGTTGCCTTCGAGCTGTCGCCAGGGTTCTTCACAGAATTCTGATTCCCGTCTTTCGCTCGAACCGGGCATGTGGATGTCGAGGAAAAATTGGTTGACTTCACAGCCGCCTATTCATCCTCCGTCCGAATGCAACACTGAAAAAGATCCGAATTTCGGTGCCGAACTATGCCGTACGGACTGTCAAATAGCCGAAAGCGATGATTCTTTAGTAAGTAACCCTCTGTTAGGGCGCTGGCTAGTTTCCATGGGGGCGTTTGGGAGTGAGAGTGAGCTCAAACTCTTCGATGCATTATCCCTCTCAGGCTCTTCCGGATCTCCAAAGAGCGTAGAGAGCAAATTTACTTCTTGCCGCCACGGCGCTCTGGCTAGCCCCAACCAACAGAATCAAATGACTGGTGACCAGAGTGAGCTCCATCCATTCGTGTCCGACGAACCCAGTGATGTGGCCAATGCGAGTGATCAGCACCGTTATTTGAGTAGATCAACGATAGCTGGTAGCTCAGACGGCGGGCAGGAGACTGCTCAGGCTCCTTCTGGGGCCAACCAGAATGGTGCGATAGTCAATTTGAACCCTCGTATTTCAATGCTCAGGCGCATTCTTAGCGAGTGCCACCAAGATCCTATTGATCCATTACCTTCCGGTCTGCAGTTTATGATTGAGGCTATTGATCGAACCTCTGGTCTCGAACTAGATTGTGCCGACGAGAAGGAAGTATTCCAGTCACCCGCGAAGTTGTTTCCCATTGGGTTGTCGGAATCACTACGCGAGGAACAGCTTCGTTTGAGGAGAAGCTCTTTGAGCCAGTCTGAGGCTGGGCAGAGGGAATGTGCACCCCCGCTTACTGAGAATTTGTGTACAGAAGACGGGTCTCCGCGGAAGCGCAGCTGGCATTCAAATATGCGTTTGTCAATTTCTACTGATTTGCTGGCGCCCATATCGCTAGGTGACTCTTCGGATCACGGAATTACTCCAAAGATATGCTCCAGCACTGACACGGGAAGAAGTGCCGGAGTTTTGAGTCGGAAGGAAGGATCTAGTTCTGATTCACACGGTTCTAGTCAAAGTGAGCCGATGAGTAGCACCACCTACGCAACGACCTTTAGTTC